In the genome of Acipenser ruthenus unplaced genomic scaffold, fAciRut3.2 maternal haplotype, whole genome shotgun sequence, the window CCTTCTCCCTGTCAGCTGCCTGATGGATGGGACCCAAGCCGGCTCTTCTGCCTCCTTCCGATATTCCGACCAGGATCCCGGGAAGCTGCAGTTCAGTATCCAGGCCTTCCTGTTCTTCAAAGAGACACACAGCTCGGTGACTATCCCAGCGCAGCCCCTCTCAGAACCAACACTGTCTGCAAGGAGAATAGGAGGCtcgctggtccagtggttagagaaaggggtcttgataccaggaggttgaaatcctggctcagccactgactccctgtgtgtgtgtaaccctgagcaagtcactgaacctccttgtgctccgtccttcggatgagatgcaaaacaaacgagctcctattggaagtgactctgcagcagcagttgtgatgcatagttcaccccctagtctctgtaatttgAGCTGAATTTACTGGGCAAGGAAATGGGATCCACGAATCCTGATGTATTTATAATGGTGCCAGTTAACTACTTTCCATTCCTGAATGCATACAAACCCTTTTAATCAGAGTGAAGGGAGATTAGTTTTATGATGCTTCACTTTGAAGAGCTTGACTTTCTCTTCCTTGACAGATCTTCATCACCTGTCGGATGAAAGTGACCTCGCTGAACCAGACCAGTGACCCCCTCAATAAAGCTTGCTCCTTCAGCAAAGACTCCAATCAGTACGTCCACCCCTTTCTACAATCCTGACCCTTTTGTCACTGCAATCAAAAAAGCCAATATCGTCCTTTGCCCATCAGCCATCACCATTCTCATCACCAATCCGTTGCCCATCAGAACTGGCAGACAGCAGCACTTCAAGCATATTTAGGATTTTGTACAGGAAGTGTCAATAGGCCACACCCACCCTATTGACACGCCCCTGTACAAAATCCTCCAGTTCATCAATTAAAACGCACACGTGCTAAATTTTAGAACAGGATCCATAAATGCAACAGAatgcttgtctggagaattcaGACCGCTCTGGATCAATCACTGGAAATACTTGATAGTCATTGATAAACAGAACTATTTTTAAAATCATCAATGTTATAGTGAATTCAAATGAGTTATTAATTGAGCTACATATATATGAAAAAGCAGTTAACTAACTGTACTGCTGTTTTATTGTATAAATCTCTGCATAAGTTTACacacatgtatacattttaacacCCAGCGTCTTTAAATGTCTTCAATAagctattttctttttattaactgGATTTCTCGTTCGAAGGTGGACGTCTGTGGACGACGAcaacagtgtgtgtgcgtgctgtgcGGTTGAGCTGTGCCCCGCGCCTGACGCACGCCGCCGCTACTTTCCCAGCGCGTTCCATCGCAGGTTCAGACGTGGAAGAGCCGCGCCCGACTACAGACCCGGTAAAAGCACAGCGTGGCCCCAGGGTCAGCAGGAGGtcggaataagactcctgttgcacttTTTTCCCCTTTCCAATTCGCAGACGTTTTAACTACCCGTTCAAACCATCTATGCACGGCTTTGAAATCTAGCATTTTGCTtttaatttagtatagcaaataaccTCTATGAAACGTTCTGTAACCATGAATGGGGTTGCTGGGTGGTGACCTATGGATGTAAACGCAGGTGTGTTTAACCTCTGTCTCTGCGCGCTGTGTGTTTTAGCGGTCGGCTCTGAGGGGGATGTCACGATCGGTCCATTGGTGGTTGCAGACAGAGCGATGTTTCTGAGTAAAGCGGGGACTTTTCCTTCCTTCACAGTAGAGCAAGGTAGTTCTGACTTTTTTTTGTAGTGGAGTAAATTGCTAACCCACAAACCATTGCATAAataaatttttttatatatatatataaattttatatctatagatagatagatatacacacagatagatagatatagatatagatatatatatatatatatatatatatatatatatatatatatatatatatatatatatatataaataaattaattacatatattacacacatacaaATTTGGTGGTTAAAATGAAGCCAGAATGGACCTCTAAATGTGAGCTATTTCAAACTATAGTTTCACCGTGACTGCTTGCATTctgtggatattattattattattattattattattattattattattattattattattattattaattgccaTTGACTGTTGTAAGTACTTGATACCAAAAATCCTGTCGCACTGATTCCTTCGAATCCAGGGATGGAAACCAGACTcccgctgcatagcagtttgacccgtTCCTGATTTTACTAAGAGTGTCATgcaacacacctgagcttgttacctgtgcacCTGGGCTAATGCATGAACTGAACCTGTTAATGTTACtgctaatctctctctctctctcctctctctcctctctctctcagatgaagGGGTGCCGCTGGCTGCTGTCTTTGCTGCCGTGTCTGCGATCGCTTGTTCCGGGGTGCTGGCTGTCCTCATCTTGTACAAAAAGCGCGACAAAGCCAGCGCGTATGACAGGGGCTGTATATGAAACCATAATAAAATGTGGATTTGAAACGGTAGCCtacctgttgtgtttttttttttttttgtgtgtatttcaaCGCGTTTCTTCCAAGTGGTTATACAACACAGCGCACTCCTCTATAggcttttctttatatttatagtTGTATTGCATAGCGGATTATATTAGTTTTATAAATATTGCGTTGGCCTCTTGGTTAAAGTGAGCCTTTCATCCGCATTCCCGTGGCCGCGCCCTCACCTGACGTGACGTCTGACGTCACTTGTTTTGCGCAGACGGCTCAAGTGTGCGTAGGTTTTGTACAGAATTTGcgctttattttaaattaatttttttaatacaggtttTAGGCGTAGCCTCCTGATTACCCCTATAATCCGTGAACCTGCCGATCAAATCTTTCACAGTGACAGGTGTTGCATCTAAACAGTAACActcaatggggcagcagtgtggagtagtggttagggctttggactcctgaccggagggtcgtgggttcaatccctggtaggggacactgctgctgtacccttgagcaaggtactttacctagattgctccagtaaaaacccaactgtataaatgggtaattgtatgtaaaataatgtgatatcttgtaaaaattgtaagtcgccctggataagggcgtctgctaagaaataaataataataataataataatgtagaatgTCTTGTGGGTATTGGGGACTAATAAACTCTGAACCTTAGACGCTGGTCTGGTCTCTCTTTTTATAGCGTAACAAAGCGGTTAATCCCATGTTTACCTTCATTGCGTTATCCAGTGTGTGCTTGAACTTGACCTCGCTCacctttttcttgttttgtgtgtgttaatcATAAATGATCTAGTCTCCACAAGTCTTCAGTAGTTTCCGCCTCTCAAACCTCAACCTGCCAACTTTGCGTTTGCGTTTGCTCAAGACTACACCGTCCCTGCGATTGTTTAAAAACTTTcaatgcaaacaaaaataaatcaataacttCAGCCTTGCTGCCAGGCAGAGGAGACAGAACCTGAACGCAGTCGGACATTAACCAGAGCTCTGCAGATACGTCACGGGGAGCTAGAAATACTCAATCGAACCCGAGGGCTCAGAAGAGCGTTTGGTTGTCTGCGTCGTTGAAAACGGCTTGCTTTGGAAAACAAAGTTTTTCTTGCAAAATTTCGGCGGCCAGAGTGGATGGAGATGCTGCTGTTATTGCTGGTTCTGCTGCCTGGCTCTCTGGCAGTACCGGAAGGTTAGAATGATGTATttatcagatgcctttatcccaggcgactcgtACAGgggttacagggcagcacagggttacaatgcaagcgtACTATATGAATACAGTACAGAAAGTGCAATAGTACGATtacaatacaatatgaactaggatgctatgtataataataacactactagaatccaatatgaactaggatgctatgtataataataacactgctagaatccaatatgaactaggatgcaccaggttaggatcacagcgagttatatctacagtgttagcagtgcaatagtgcaaggatagcgcatcagctgaggatccagtgacgtggtgctgaggtcaggcgagtccagcgCGGATCAGGAGATCTGAAAGGGCAGTCTGAACAGAGGGATAGTCTTCCTCGGGCAAATCTCTAAGGAGGGGAGACTGTAGGTACGATGTCGAATGGCAAATGGGTTTGTGCACTGTTTAAAAGAGGAAGGAAGGATggatatatatgtattattattattattattattatttatttatttatttatttatttatttcttagcagacgcccttatccagggcgacttacaatcgtaagcaaatacatttcaagaatcacagtacaagtaataatacaattaagagcaagataaatacaatgactttggttcaagcaagtacaagtgtgacaaaataccattcaataacggagcagataacagagtcagtgatagttacatcaggatataattaaatacaaaatactacagattaaataacacttgtgacagattacagtactctaaagtacaggattaaatgcagtaaaatagggggcagataagagcaagtaaagcgcatttaaggaagagtgataagtgtccagaggggaaaaaaataaatgtaacatgtCGACCTGAAGCATTCCCTTGTCTTTCCTCGCAGATCTAACAGGGAAAGCCTTCAGTTTTCCGTACAGTAGTAGTTTTGGCAGCGTGAACATAACGTCTGATCAACGCAATTCCCTTAAGAACTTCACCCTCTGCTTCCAATATCAACCCAGTGCTGGATCCATTaatcctctcttctctctctaccCCACGAACGGCTCCTGCAGCTTCAGCCTGAGCAAGAACTACGATCGGCAGTACAGACTCTACGTCTGCGGCAACACGCTGTCCTTTTGCTGCAGCTCGGTGTTTCAGGATTTTCCCGGCTGGGTCCGAGTCTGCGTCACCTGGGACTCTCGCACAAGGGTGGCTCAGCTGTGGGAGAACGGGAAGGGGAGTGTGAGGAAAGGGCTAGAGTCTAGACCCATTTCGCTTTCGGAGGAGGGAACCCCCAACGTCGTACTGAATTCCGGGAGCAGTCCTTTCCAAATCTCGGACATCAACTTGTGGGATCGAGAGCTGCCGCCTTGGGAAATAATGGCGCACGGTACAGGCAACGTGTTGAGCTGGGAGTCGGTGTGGTACACTACAAGGGGCGCTACCCTTCTGGAAAGTAAGAGATAGATACAGTCATGGCCGCTCGATTCCTTTTCCAAGGCACGGGGAGTGAACCAACGTAGATCAAAACTGTAGGTTTTCAGAATAGCCTGGTAGTTTGTCTGTTTAATTTTCAATAAAGCTGCAATTGCAATGCAAAGAGAATATCGTTTCTTGAGTCAGTTTTTACAAAAGGTCAAATGCAATTTCACGTTGATAAGTTTGCATGGCTCCAATACAAGTCGGCTCTTGTAAACTGCTCaagtattttaaatttttttttgtatactgcTTAAGGAACATACCCTGGTTAAGGCTGTGGCTGCAGTTACAAGCTCTGACCACCTAGTGGCACTACACACACCTACTAAACCATGCACCATTAATTATATTACCTTCAGAGTTTAAAATCACTAGTACACCAAAACCCAGAAGCATTGTAGCGATAAATTAGACCAATATATTATATACAGAAAAATATAAAACCACAGAAGAAACTTGATTCAATGAGAAGACATTtagcaaaatgtttaaaatgtttctcatttcaatgtattgcatttaatacagggatggaaactagactcccattgcatagcagtgtgatccattcctggttttgactgcaagtttaataagacacacctgagcttgtcatctacacactgcggctaatcaagcatgaagcaaaacctggaataggtgaaacagCTACGCGacaggagtcttattaccatccctgcaTTTCAGGATGTGTGCTTTTATGAAGTACTAGTTATGGATGATAAAAGGAGACCAAAAGACAAGGTAATCTCTCCCAATAGTTTTATTTTCCgattgcagacagacagacagaggggtgAGGAGGGACAGCGGGACGCTatcatggagagagagagagagagagagagagagagagagagagagagagagagagagagagagagagagagagagagagagagagagagagagagagaggtccacACGACCCACAGCAGTGTTCACACGCACTACAAAACACCTGCCATTTCTTCTGTAGTTTTCATTGGTCGTGGGTATTAAAATCTACTCAAAATAGCCAAATTGGCGATTGTCTAGaattcaatttatttaaaaatgggaAAGAGAAAAAAGGAACACtgtcttaaataaaataaataaataaataaacacacacattagaCTTTAGAAGCGGTTTACTTAAAACCGCGGTCTAACATTCGCACAGAAAGCCTATTGTCTTTGAAAAGCCTGCAAGGGGAAACACTCTGGGACTCCCCAACCGGAATTCCTAAATCAGATtcgacccccccccctcccccccccctctgagAGACACAGCGAGGGGTGTGAACGGGGtacaacacacaggaacacaagCTGTATATTAGTTATGTCAtttgatatgagagagagagagagagagagagagagagagagagagagagagagagagagagagagagagattgattttTTGTTAGAGAAAGCGATCGATGTTAATTGCTTGCTACTAATTGTGTAATTGCTTATTAAATCAATTACACAcatatatgtaatttatttaacaGAGTTGCCTATATGTAGTTAATATTAACATCGCGTTATAATTCTGACTACAACATAACAAAATGAGATATTCAAAAAGGTGAAATGTTATAATTCCATAAATAAGTGCCAGAAATGATATCCGGTGTGTATCGTGCTAATTCAGTCGAGTCGCGTTCTTATTTTCTCGCACGATACTAACTATCACGCCTGTGGCAATTCAGTTTGCCAATTGTAAGCCAAAAAGCAATTGATTTAGACATTTCTCACGCGTAAAATGAATaggaaaataattacattttttaaaaaagaaacctgcACCTGTTCTGACGTATAAATTGGCCTGTGGCTGGTTGGCGTTTATCATTTTGGTATAGATTTACAAAATGGTCGTTGAAGGTAAAATGCATGTTTGTATCGCCCTGTTATTGTGTATTTTATGGTCTGCTCGGTGCTCCAGCTACCGTAGTCATTTCGAAGACACCAAAGAAGTCTTCCACAAACAACGTCCGAAAGCGGCTGTGTTTTACGAAAGAGTGTCAGCGAAGTACCTTCAAAACGGCGCTTCTCCTGACCCGGCTCCTTACCGGAGCGCGGGCTGGGGCGTTTCTTCGCTGGCCACCGTCAAGGTGCGATGCGGTCAAGCTAGTATGGCCATCAACATCAGCGCCGATCTCTTCAGTAACGGCCGCCGGGTCAGTGGCGGCGATATCCGGCTAGGACGGGACCCCGCCGCCTCGGGGGCTTGCAGACCGGCTGTAAACATCGTTGCTTCTGCTTACTTTCTCATTGACACCGCGCTGCACGCATGCGGAAGCTCTCTGCTTGTAAGTGGTTTTTAACTTGTTTATAAGTATTGATTTTGGGAGATTTTAACGTTATCGATGGTCATTAGTGACTAGGTGTTTACCCACGATTTGGGATGCACCTGTAAATAATACAAACTAGGTCATTTACGCTTTAACATCGGTGCAAGAAATAGAATTGCTGTAATCGTCAGTCCTTAATGAAGACGGTATGTTCAGTTAAGAAATTGCCTAGTTTCATGAAGGTGAACACACTGCCATCATGGGTTTGCCATGCCTTACTGCACTTGACCGTGTGGGGGCGCTTTAATgggcaataatatatatatataatgtgtgtgtgttaggcgGAATGGTAGTATGTCTAGAAGCTACTGTTATGCGTGCCAAAGGGACTTCAACGTGTGTGTGAACATATAAATACGTTTCAGTCTTGTGGGGTATATATTTTGGGTGGGGGGGCGGGCGGGGTGGAATAGactcttgcatagcagtttcacacattcTAAATTTGTTTAGGTGTGTCTTAAACGCGTAGAAAGAGTGATTCTCGTGCAACGTATTTACACTTCTTTTATTAAATTTTGTATCTCTCCCCAGAGTAAGTTGGAGAATAAAGGTCTGAGAATCCTGACTCTGGTCCGTGTTTAATAATAGTTTTATACCCAGTCTGGTATAAACTGCCTGCGCTGTGCATGTCAGAAAGCCTTGCAGTACCTCGAGTTTACTTTTGAATTCTGTACTGCCCTTGCAGATGACGTCAGACAAACTGGTCTACACCAACGTGCTGGTttactctccctctccctctgctaACGGCGTCATCGTGAGAACCAACGGCGCCGTCATCCCTATCGAGTGCCACTATCGGAGGTGAGGAAAGCCCGTTCTGCGTGCTCGACGCTGCCGCCTAGTGGCTGTTTGGGTGAACAGCGGCTCAATAGCCTCctggttttaaaatgtctttgatTCCCGCAGGAAACACAACGTCAGCAGCCAGGCGGTCAAGCCGACCTGGATCCCGTTCAGCTCCACCCAGTCCGCCGGGAATATCCTGGAATTCTCCCTTCGGCTCATGAGCGGTGGGTAGTTTTAGACTGAACTCGTTCTGTGTGTTAATACTGACTAAGCTTGTATGCCTGTGCTCTATTCTAGAAAACTTTCACTTTGGTATCTGATGGGGTATAAGACTCCTGTGTCACAGCAGTgttgcccattccaggttttactgctaccagcttgatcagcccccagtgtgtctagataacaagctcaggtgtgtcttattgaacttgtagttaaaccaggaatggatctaactgctatgcaatgggagtctatttccatccctgccataTGTGGTAATGCTAAATGAAAAAGCGAACAAGAGTTggaatctgtttttaaaagtatCAAGACAATGAGCTTCAATTCctgaagtttattccaagaccaCTGAGCTAGAAAACTGGATGCCTTTTCAAATTCTACACGGACTTTAGGAACTTTTTAAAACGGTTTGAGATAGTATTATAAATACTACTTGATGTAATTATCAACCTAAAGGTCATTGAGAGTGTTGCCCAGGATGTTCTTGAGCAGCTCTGTCCCAGTGTACGCGCTTGGCCACTCCAGCGCCCCTTTCCTGAAGCCGCTTGCTCTCGTGTGCAGATGACTGGGTCACTCCCAGGATCTCCAACGCGTTCTACCTGAACGACCCGGTCCGAATCGAAGGCTCCGTCAGCACCCAGAACCACCTTCCCATGAGGCTGTTCATCGACCGCTGTGTGGCGACACTCCGCCCCGAGCAAGACTCCAGCCCGCGCTACGCCATCATCGACTACAACGGGTGAGGAGGGTGAGGGGGGGTACTGCTAATGCTCACGGACAGCCTGACTCtgccccttctctctctcccctaacctctctctctctctctctctctctctctgtgtctcagttgCCTGGTGGACGGTTCTTCTCCTGACTCCAGCGCTGTGTTCCGCTCCCCGCGGATCCAGCAGGAGAAGCTGCAGTTCAGTGTGCCGGCGTTCCGGTTCCACAGGGAGGCGAGCAGCCTGGTGAGACTtgaacacaacccccccccccccccccccaaacactgACTGTCTTTTAATCCTGCTCCACTATATTCACGCTCTCTCTAGATATACCTGACCTGTCACCTGAGGGTCACTGCAGTGGATGCGTCCCCTGACTCTGCCAGCAAAGCCTGCTCCTTCAACAAGGCTGTGAACAGGTGAGCGGTcgggagacacagcgattggagCAGCAGCAGGGAGAAACAAGTGTACTTAAACATGATTGCAATGTACTTGATAAGGAAACCTTTTTGCATGATGTAACCCTCCTCCTTTTCTGATAGTtatgtacttgcatatattgtgtaaaattatactaagtacattgtaactgtacaTAATTGCAATCATGTTGAAGTACACCTGTATTTGCCAAGTAAGTTCTATGTAAATGTACAGCGATTTCGAGACCCTGAATGTTAAGAGTTGGTGGAAGTTGCCTCTACCTTTTCAACGTGAAGCAGAGCAGGCTGGTTTTGCAGAACTCCTGCTGTCTGGTTCACGCCTGACTCCCAGAACCGATCCACCCTGCGCTACTTCATTAAAGGAGAGTCCATTTCCACCAACACTTTACATTGAGGGTCGTGAACTGCTGTGCATTTCACATAGAAGTTACTTGAACGTGATTGCAGTGTTATcctgcacagttacaatgtacttgataGGGAAGTCCTTTTTGCATGAACCCTTTTCTGATGCAGTATAACCCTCGCCCTTTTCTGATCCTTCTCTACTTGCATATATTGTCCAAAAGGATTTCCTTAAGTACATTAATGCATAATGTAACTAAGTACAGAGCTTTTAAAGCCCTGTGCTGCCGCGGTCCTTGTTTTCatgcagtttgttttgttattcccCCGGTGTGCAGCTGGTCCGCAGTGGAGGGCTCTcctggggtgtgttcctgctgtcAGACTGGGAGCTGTCCGTCCTCCAGGGCTCGAGTGAGGAGGGACCTGCAGCCTGTGCTTGGTAAGACCccgtctgtgtctctctgtgcgttTTTGTTCATCTCCACTGTGTCTCGTGTTTGTGCACATCCCCCTGAATCTGAACCTGCTTGTGATTTCTAAACTTGGTGCTGGATCCTAAGCTGTTGGGAGTGTCAGATTGTGGGGATGTAGGGGTGCTTGTCTATACCTGTGTGTCGCACTTGCATTTTTTGTGTACATCTGGGGAAAGAGTTTATCCGAACGGTGCTGAAACCTGGATTTCAGTTTTTTACATTTGGTTGTGGGGAGCATCAGGTTTGTTTAGATGCATGAtcggtcttttttttttttttttttttttattaaccctttattgTGCTGCTAACCCCTTGTTTGCATCCCTAATTCTGTTTCAAACCCCACGGATCCAGTATCCATTCCCATGTTTCCAGCTGCATGTGTTTGACAGCGGCTGTGCAGTTAGGCAGCGCTTGCTTGTCTTTAAGCTGGTGTGTTGTACCGCGTTCACACCCCTCGCTGTGTCTCTCAGAGCTGACTGAAGCAGACGCTACTCTGGGACCCCTGGTGATCCAGGACTCCTTCCCAGCAGAGGTGATCCGGGAATCCTTCCCAGTAGAGGAGACCCCAGGGCTGGGCGACCCCGTCTTCAGAGCGGAGGAGAGGAAGGGGGAAGGTAGCTATGGAGATGGattggggggggggttgaatcTGATTTCGGAATTCTGGTTGGGGGAGCGCAGGGGGTCCCAGAGTGTCTCCCCTTGCAGGCTTTTCAAAGAATGTTCAGAGGGGGAGGAAAGTTGTGATTTTATATACTTGCCTGCAtgagtacctttttttttttttaatgagaattaATTTTTGGTCAGCGATATTGGAAACCATAGGCTCTCGTGATGGGTGAAATGTTGGGCCACTTTTAATTGGGTAAACTTTATTAATACTTGTTTTAAATGCATGCAGTTTGGCATGTGttgtggctgtgtgttcattCTCTCTTGCTGTTGTAAATGGAGTGTGTGAGCTGGcagggttgtttttttgtaatctgCTTTAGGAGTTGTCTGTTGGGGAGGAGGGTGGTGTGTGATACTGGCTTGAGCGATGCTGTTTCGGGTCACGCATACTCTTCCTGTTTTCAGGTTCTGCGGGCTCCAGCACGGTTCTGCtcggtgctgctctcttgactgcagtgtctctcctcatcctcttcctccTGTACCGTAAACACAACCGCGTGGAAAGCGAATGCTTGTGACTGAGAAAATAAAAACTGTGGAGAGCGTCACCTTGTCTCCTGTCTATCTTTCCATGTTACCCCAtcacaaccttttttttaattcagtttttaaaaaaaactgagattgattagccccagtgtgtgtaGGTAGCCAACTCAGGTGTGTtctattaaactcctagtaaaaccaggtctggatcaaactgctaggcAAGGAGACTGCCAGCTGTGCTGTAAggatagatattttatttatatatagatatatatgtgtgtgatatatatattatataatttctGTCCAGTTGATGTATATTTGCCAAGGCATATCCAGTAGCACAGAATCGCCGTGTTCTGCATGAACTACCTAGCCTGGAATAACAGGAGCATGATTAGTTGTTGAATCTCTAAAACTTGGCTTCTTGCTCTGGTGTAGGTGGATCAAACCCACATAGTTTCTTTAATCTGTTCTATAAAAACCCCCAGCTAAGCTCCAGTCTTGGGTTGCCTGAGGTAAGGGGTAGTCTGCCCAAGAATAATGGTGCTGACCGCAGTGAAGCTGGGGCTGTGGTTTTGAACTTTCTCTGTAGTTCGACTCCCTGCTCTGATTAGCAGCGTGACGAGTCAGTGGGAAGGTTGGAAAGTCAGGTCTGTCCTCCGCGATAGTCCCGGCGCTGTGATAAAGCCGCGGAtgtgtctgtttttaaaatcccCAGTCCGGCTGCAGGCAGGTGACACGAATTGTTTGTTTAGTAGCCCTCGCTATCGGCAGGTCAGCCTGGAGGACCTTTCCCACGATTCCACCCTCCTGGCGCCGCTCCAGCCAGTTTCTGTGGCGTTGTTTTGGTAGCGCTGGGAGGAGGAAGCTGTGCAGTTTCAATAGTCGGATTAAAttgtaatagttttgtttttttttcccccatgtcagcatttttgtaaatgccgctgtaagttttttttgtatcccaACACATGGTGATAAATTGCCATGCTAACTTGACAACTGTGGTTAACTTGTGGAAGGTTGGTTTCTATTGGTTGTAAGGAACGCTGGTGCGCATGCGCGGTGGACGGGTGTGAATTACGCTGAATTTGGCGCTAGGCGTGCTGGTCTGGCCCAATGGAGCGCATTTCAACAGGAATAACGCGCAATTAACGAGGGAGCGTTATAAAGACAAATACAGCATTTTTACAATTGGCTGTTAACGCGACCGCCCGCCTGTCGGTGAATTATAACCATATTCGCGAATCATCCAAAGATGAAGTATTGAATGCGGGCTCTGTGTAGCAATATTAAACTGAACACAAGGCAGCGACGAACGATTTGACAAGACGCTTGATTCGGTTGCTTTTAGTGTTTTACGAATTTAACACGAGCTCCGAGTGACTGTTTTAATAAGTGCCACAGATTCGTAGGCTGTTTAATACCATAACGCTAaatatcattaaaacagactttgTGTAAGTGCGGAATTAAAATAACTAAACTATAGATAAACCGAACCACCTGTTCACAAGTCACTGGAACCGAAAACTAAAGCGAGTTTAATGAATACATCTGAAATGTCTCGCAGctggatattttaatatataaatggtTCAGGTTAATTAAACTCCAGAACCCAATTATCTCAGCATGGCTGCTTTTTTTAAGCAGCGTTGAT includes:
- the LOC117968805 gene encoding serum amyloid P-component-like; this encodes MEMLLLLLVLLPGSLAVPEDLTGKAFSFPYSSSFGSVNITSDQRNSLKNFTLCFQYQPSAGSINPLFSLYPTNGSCSFSLSKNYDRQYRLYVCGNTLSFCCSSVFQDFPGWVRVCVTWDSRTRVAQLWENGKGSVRKGLESRPISLSEEGTPNVVLNSGSSPFQISDINLWDRELPPWEIMAHGTGNVLSWESVWYTTRGATLLESKR
- the LOC131727753 gene encoding zona pellucida sperm-binding protein 3-like, coding for MVVEGKMHVCIALLLCILWSARCSSYRSHFEDTKEVFHKQRPKAAVFYERVSAKYLQNGASPDPAPYRSAGWGVSSLATVKVRCGQASMAINISADLFSNGRRVSGGDIRLGRDPAASGACRPAVNIVASAYFLIDTALHACGSSLLMTSDKLVYTNVLVYSPSPSANGVIVRTNGAVIPIECHYRRKHNVSSQAVKPTWIPFSSTQSAGNILEFSLRLMSDDWVTPRISNAFYLNDPVRIEGSVSTQNHLPMRLFIDRCVATLRPEQDSSPRYAIIDYNGCLVDGSSPDSSAVFRSPRIQQEKLQFSVPAFRFHREASSLIYLTCHLRVTAVDASPDSASKACSFNKAVNSWSAVEGSPGVCSCCQTGSCPSSRARVRRDLQPVLELTEADATLGPLVIQDSFPAEVIRESFPVEETPGLGDPVFRAEERKGEGSAGSSTVLLGAALLTAVSLLILFLLYRKHNRVESECL